One genomic region from Salipiger sp. CCB-MM3 encodes:
- a CDS encoding AMP-binding protein, with the protein MSEGAEGLRSVPALLQRNARQHAARPAYREKEFGIWQSWSWAETLEEIEALALGLLNLGVAPGDHVAVIGRNRPTLYWSMVAAQMAGAVPVPLYQDAVAEEMEYVLQHCGARFVIAADQEQVDKVIEIQDDLHQFEHMIYVDPRGMRKYDHRALHDYAHVQAQGRAARDELIGELEKRSSGLGYDDTCVMLYTSGTTGKPKGVVLSNRNIIETAKASSEFDHLSPGEEVLAYLPMAWVGDFIFSIGQAYWNGFCVNCPESAETMMTDLREIAPSYYFAPPRVFETQLTQIMIRMEDAGAFKRKLFHHFLNHAKVVGPKILDGKPVGTLERIRYALGEFMVYGPLKNTLGFSRVRVGYTAGEAIGPEIFDFYRALGINLKQLYGQTEASVFITQQPDNEVRPDTVGVPSPGVEIRIAESGEVFYRSPGVFVEYYQNPDSTAGTKDAEGWVATGDAGFIEEATGHLRIIDRAKDVGKMADGALFAPKYVENKLKFYPNILEAVVFGNGRDRCTAFINIDLTAVGNWAERNNIAYGSYQELAGHPRVLEMIQSHVEEVNASVAGDEMLSGCQIHRFLVLHKELDADDGELTRTRKVRRNIIAEKYADLLGALYDGSDSIYTETEVTYEDGRKGRIKATLAIRDAQVVPVVPKPMAAE; encoded by the coding sequence ATGTCCGAGGGCGCAGAGGGTCTGCGCTCTGTTCCGGCCCTGTTGCAGCGCAATGCGCGGCAGCATGCGGCCCGTCCCGCCTATCGGGAAAAGGAATTCGGCATCTGGCAGAGCTGGAGCTGGGCGGAAACGCTGGAAGAGATCGAGGCGCTGGCTCTGGGGCTTCTGAATCTCGGCGTGGCACCGGGCGACCATGTGGCGGTGATCGGCCGCAACCGGCCGACGCTCTATTGGTCGATGGTGGCGGCGCAGATGGCGGGCGCGGTGCCGGTGCCGCTCTATCAGGACGCGGTGGCCGAAGAGATGGAATATGTGCTGCAGCATTGCGGCGCGCGTTTCGTCATCGCCGCCGATCAGGAGCAGGTCGACAAGGTCATCGAGATTCAGGACGACCTGCATCAGTTCGAGCATATGATCTACGTCGATCCGCGCGGTATGCGGAAGTACGATCACCGTGCGCTGCACGACTATGCCCATGTGCAGGCACAGGGAAGGGCCGCCCGCGACGAGCTGATCGGAGAGCTGGAAAAGCGCAGCTCGGGCCTTGGCTATGACGACACCTGCGTGATGCTCTACACCTCCGGCACCACCGGCAAGCCCAAGGGCGTGGTGCTGTCGAACCGCAATATCATCGAGACGGCCAAGGCTTCGTCCGAGTTCGATCATCTGAGCCCCGGCGAGGAGGTGCTCGCCTATCTGCCCATGGCGTGGGTGGGCGATTTCATCTTCTCGATCGGTCAGGCCTATTGGAACGGGTTCTGCGTGAACTGCCCCGAGTCCGCCGAGACGATGATGACCGACCTGCGCGAGATCGCGCCCAGCTATTATTTCGCGCCCCCGCGGGTGTTCGAGACGCAGCTGACGCAGATCATGATCCGGATGGAAGACGCGGGCGCCTTCAAGCGCAAGCTGTTCCACCATTTCCTGAACCACGCCAAGGTGGTGGGGCCGAAAATACTCGACGGCAAACCGGTGGGAACGCTGGAGCGGATCAGATACGCGCTTGGCGAATTCATGGTCTACGGGCCGCTGAAGAACACGCTCGGGTTTTCCCGCGTGCGCGTGGGCTACACCGCCGGCGAGGCGATCGGGCCAGAGATCTTCGATTTCTACCGTGCGCTGGGGATCAACCTCAAACAGCTCTACGGGCAGACCGAGGCCTCGGTCTTCATCACCCAGCAGCCGGACAATGAGGTGCGGCCCGACACCGTGGGTGTGCCGTCGCCGGGTGTGGAGATCCGCATCGCAGAGAGCGGCGAGGTCTTCTACCGCTCGCCCGGCGTCTTTGTGGAATACTACCAAAATCCCGACAGCACGGCGGGCACGAAGGACGCGGAGGGCTGGGTTGCCACCGGCGACGCGGGCTTCATCGAAGAGGCCACGGGACACCTGCGGATCATCGACCGCGCCAAGGACGTGGGCAAGATGGCGGATGGCGCGCTCTTTGCGCCGAAATACGTGGAGAACAAGCTCAAGTTCTATCCCAACATCCTTGAGGCCGTGGTCTTCGGCAATGGCCGCGACCGCTGCACCGCCTTCATCAACATCGACCTCACGGCGGTGGGCAACTGGGCTGAGCGCAACAATATCGCCTATGGCTCCTATCAGGAACTGGCGGGGCACCCGCGGGTGCTGGAGATGATCCAGAGCCATGTGGAAGAGGTGAATGCCAGCGTGGCCGGGGATGAGATGCTCTCGGGCTGCCAGATCCACCGCTTCCTCGTGCTGCACAAGGAACTGGATGCCGACGATGGCGAGCTGACCCGCACCCGCAAGGTGCGCCGCAACATCATCGCCGAGAAATACGCGGACCTGCTGGGCGCGCTCTATGACGGGTCGGACAGCATCTACACCGAAACCGAGGTCACCTATGAGGACGGGCGCAAGGGGCGGATCAAGGCGACGCTGGCGATCCGCGATGCGCAGGTTGTGCCGGTGGTGCCCAAACCGATGGCGGCGGAATGA
- a CDS encoding branched-chain amino acid ABC transporter permease, translating into MLYRTAGQFKTSYKSDMALFPVRQDAALLMVILGFAWVVFPLTASEFAFQTLLIPILIYALAAQGLNILTGYAGQLSLGTAAFMGVGAYACYKLVTLFPWMNPVIAILLSGVFSAGVGVAFGIPSLRIKGFYLAIATLAAQFFLVWLFEKWGWLYNYNASGAIQVPNLDMFGLYVAGPQASSIVQYYVVLAVVTLMTVVCINLTRGNLGRSWKATRDMDIAAELIGINLMRSKLTAFAVSSYVVGVAGALFVFMWRGAAEPNLFDIPLSFRILFIAIIGGLGSILGNYLGAILIVGLPVVLGTVPEALGLPISSATVEHLNIMIVGALIVFFLIIEPHGLARLWALIREKLIIWPFPH; encoded by the coding sequence ATGCTCTATCGCACGGCGGGGCAATTCAAGACGAGCTACAAGTCGGACATGGCACTGTTCCCGGTCCGTCAGGACGCGGCGCTGCTGATGGTGATCCTCGGCTTTGCCTGGGTGGTCTTTCCGCTCACGGCCAGCGAGTTCGCCTTTCAGACGCTGCTGATCCCGATCCTGATCTACGCGCTGGCGGCGCAGGGGCTGAACATCCTGACGGGCTATGCCGGGCAGCTGAGCCTTGGCACCGCGGCCTTCATGGGGGTGGGGGCTTATGCCTGCTACAAGCTGGTGACGCTGTTTCCCTGGATGAACCCGGTGATCGCGATCCTGCTGTCGGGCGTGTTCAGCGCCGGTGTCGGTGTGGCCTTCGGCATCCCGAGCTTGCGCATCAAGGGGTTCTACCTCGCCATCGCGACGCTCGCGGCGCAGTTCTTTCTGGTCTGGCTGTTCGAGAAATGGGGCTGGCTTTACAACTACAACGCCTCGGGCGCGATCCAAGTGCCGAACCTCGACATGTTCGGGCTTTACGTGGCGGGGCCGCAGGCGAGCTCGATCGTGCAGTATTACGTGGTGCTGGCGGTGGTCACGCTGATGACCGTGGTCTGCATCAACCTCACCCGCGGCAACCTCGGGCGCAGCTGGAAGGCGACGCGCGACATGGACATCGCCGCCGAGCTGATCGGCATCAACCTGATGCGCTCGAAGCTGACCGCCTTTGCCGTCTCGTCCTATGTGGTTGGGGTCGCGGGGGCGCTCTTCGTCTTCATGTGGCGCGGCGCGGCGGAGCCCAATCTTTTCGACATTCCGCTGAGTTTCCGCATCCTTTTCATCGCCATCATCGGCGGGCTGGGGTCGATCCTTGGCAATTATCTGGGCGCGATCCTTATCGTTGGCTTGCCGGTGGTGCTGGGCACGGTGCCCGAGGCGCTGGGGCTGCCGATCAGCTCGGCCACAGTCGAGCATCTGAACATCATGATCGTCGGCGCGCTCATCGTTTTCTTCCTGATCATCGAGCCGCATGGGCTGGCCCGTCTCTGGGCGCTGATCCGGGAGAAGCTGATCATCTGGCCCTTCCCGCATTGA
- a CDS encoding ABC transporter ATP-binding protein translates to MELRNITLKFGGVVAIKDISFDIREGEIRAIIGPNGAGKSSMLNIISGFYTPSEGELWYKGAKRPPMKPYEVARLGVARTFQNIALFEGMTVLDNVMTGRLTKMKAGIASQAIWWGRARDEEIANREIVEKVIDFLEIQSIRKTPVGRLPYGLKKRVELARALAAEPSLLLLDEPMAGMNVEEKEDMSRFILDVNDEFGTTICLIEHDMGVVMDLSDRVVVMDYGKKIGDGPPEEVRQNQDVIDAYLGVAH, encoded by the coding sequence ATGGAGCTGCGCAATATTACCCTTAAGTTTGGTGGGGTTGTGGCGATCAAGGATATCTCTTTCGATATCCGCGAGGGGGAGATCCGGGCGATCATCGGCCCCAATGGCGCCGGCAAATCCTCAATGCTCAACATCATTTCAGGCTTCTACACGCCGTCGGAGGGAGAGCTTTGGTACAAGGGCGCGAAACGCCCGCCGATGAAGCCCTATGAGGTGGCGCGGCTCGGCGTGGCGCGGACCTTTCAGAACATCGCGCTGTTCGAGGGGATGACGGTGCTCGACAACGTCATGACCGGGCGGCTCACCAAGATGAAGGCGGGGATCGCCAGTCAGGCGATCTGGTGGGGCCGCGCCCGCGACGAAGAGATTGCCAACCGCGAGATCGTCGAGAAAGTCATTGATTTTCTTGAGATTCAGAGCATCCGCAAGACACCGGTGGGGCGGCTTCCCTATGGCCTCAAGAAGCGCGTGGAACTGGCGCGGGCGCTGGCGGCGGAGCCCTCGCTCTTGCTGCTCGACGAGCCGATGGCGGGGATGAACGTCGAGGAAAAAGAGGACATGAGCCGCTTCATCCTAGATGTGAACGACGAGTTCGGCACCACCATCTGCCTCATCGAACACGACATGGGCGTGGTCATGGATCTGTCGGATCGGGTGGTCGTGATGGACTACGGCAAGAAGATCGGCGACGGCCCGCCCGAGGAGGTGCGCCAGAACCAGGACGTGATCGACGCCTACCTGGGCGTGGCCCATTGA
- a CDS encoding peptidoglycan-binding domain-containing protein gives MKSRSIAGIISLSIAVAPIPALADNAFVGGLVGGMIGSAIANQPKRQVVTKRYVAPRKSAPKSAPKPAVSSATREANRVTQTALNYFGFDAGTPDGILGSRSRSAISTYQGHMGYTPTGQLTQYERDFLVSSYRRAQAGGPATAQQVASNPQGVRGLLIAYRDGQVNRPGGAGAGAIAGHYGLPAVVAEAVNEIAKSSDPSAEQLVQRSGFIQLSDINGDGRTDYILDTSVTGSAFWCNAQSCAVRVFASTPEGYERNDFQAFNVTPAMFSCTRGTCSKDGGPHMAAAPVPSTPAPAPELPQTQMASAATPVPSAQPVVQSAAAPAPAAEPAIPDFFGGGAVAEASLQSRCNTVSLMTSTNGGYITPATLSDPSAALAEQLCLARTYAIAKGEDLIAMVPGATPEKVAQQCAGFGKLLREQVSAVSLRPRDAVVSEVGSFVLASGMAPAQLEKTAMICLSAGYRVDDLDAAMGSALVLVALGKAPYAELIGHHLSQGIGASHRDDLAAGWYGQALEALEGGSTPVFSPGMPERTALLRKASMLLGGGTEAASAAPAVVPAAQEIPVFSIGE, from the coding sequence ATGAAGTCTCGTTCTATTGCTGGGATCATTTCTCTCAGTATTGCCGTGGCGCCGATTCCCGCGCTCGCCGACAATGCCTTTGTTGGTGGTCTGGTCGGAGGAATGATCGGCAGCGCCATTGCCAACCAGCCCAAAAGACAGGTTGTTACCAAACGCTACGTCGCGCCCCGCAAGAGCGCACCCAAGAGCGCGCCCAAGCCCGCGGTCTCTTCGGCCACGCGTGAGGCCAACCGCGTGACGCAGACGGCGCTCAATTACTTTGGGTTCGATGCGGGCACCCCGGACGGGATACTTGGCAGTCGGTCGCGCTCTGCGATTTCGACCTATCAGGGCCATATGGGGTACACGCCGACGGGCCAGCTCACGCAATATGAAAGAGATTTCCTCGTCTCCTCCTACCGCCGTGCGCAGGCGGGCGGTCCGGCCACGGCGCAGCAGGTGGCCTCGAACCCGCAGGGCGTTCGCGGGTTGCTCATCGCGTATCGCGACGGGCAGGTGAACCGTCCCGGTGGTGCCGGGGCTGGGGCGATCGCCGGTCACTATGGATTGCCAGCGGTGGTTGCCGAAGCGGTGAATGAAATCGCCAAAAGCTCCGATCCTTCTGCCGAACAACTGGTACAGCGTTCGGGCTTTATTCAGCTGTCAGATATCAATGGCGATGGCCGGACGGATTACATTCTCGACACCTCGGTGACTGGATCGGCCTTCTGGTGCAATGCCCAGAGCTGTGCCGTGCGGGTCTTTGCCTCCACGCCCGAGGGCTATGAACGCAACGACTTCCAGGCGTTCAACGTCACGCCGGCGATGTTCAGCTGCACGCGCGGCACCTGTTCCAAGGACGGCGGGCCGCACATGGCAGCGGCTCCGGTTCCGTCCACCCCCGCACCTGCGCCCGAGTTGCCGCAAACGCAGATGGCTTCGGCGGCAACGCCTGTGCCTTCGGCGCAGCCCGTGGTGCAATCCGCAGCGGCCCCGGCTCCGGCGGCGGAGCCGGCGATCCCGGATTTCTTCGGCGGTGGCGCAGTGGCCGAGGCGTCGCTGCAGTCGCGCTGCAATACGGTTAGCCTGATGACCTCGACAAACGGCGGCTACATCACGCCCGCGACGCTGTCCGATCCCTCCGCGGCGCTGGCCGAGCAATTGTGCCTCGCGCGCACCTATGCCATTGCCAAGGGCGAGGATCTGATCGCCATGGTGCCGGGCGCGACGCCGGAGAAAGTGGCGCAGCAATGTGCGGGCTTCGGCAAGCTGCTGCGCGAGCAGGTCTCGGCGGTGTCGCTGCGTCCGCGCGACGCGGTGGTGAGCGAGGTCGGCAGCTTCGTACTCGCCTCGGGCATGGCGCCCGCGCAACTGGAGAAGACCGCGATGATCTGCCTCTCGGCGGGCTACCGGGTCGATGACCTTGATGCGGCGATGGGCTCTGCGCTGGTGCTGGTGGCGCTGGGCAAGGCGCCCTATGCCGAGCTGATCGGCCACCATTTGTCGCAGGGCATCGGCGCGAGTCATCGCGACGATCTGGCGGCAGGCTGGTATGGGCAGGCGCTTGAGGCGCTGGAGGGCGGCAGCACGCCGGTTTTCTCGCCGGGGATGCCGGAGCGCACGGCGCTGCTGCGGAAGGCATCAATGTTGCTGGGCGGCGGAACCGAGGCGGCTTCGGCGGCGCCCGCGGTTGTTCCGGCGGCGCAGGAGATCCCGGTCTTTAGTATCGGCGAGTAA
- a CDS encoding branched-chain amino acid ABC transporter permease: MLSDIFIKPFADMIEAPDFLLQVLWEGLVSGILYALIALGFVLIFRSSRIFNFAQGIMVVFAALTLVGLHAMGIPAWISVVLTLGVMFVLAVSIERVVLRPLVGQPDIILFMATIGITLFLIGLGEIIFGGENKVMITEELGIPTDSVLLEPWGGLLILEQKDITAVIVAALLVVGLLLFLGKTRMGRAIRALGDDHQAALSVGISLQTIWVLVWFIAGIIALVTGIAWGARAGVSFALEVIAYKALPVLMLGGLESITGAIIGGLMIGMLEKLFEIYWGQPLMGGNTETWFAFVLALIVLLFRPQGLFGERIIERV; encoded by the coding sequence ATGCTGAGCGACATCTTCATCAAGCCCTTCGCCGATATGATCGAGGCGCCGGACTTCCTGCTGCAGGTGCTTTGGGAGGGGCTGGTTTCGGGCATCCTTTACGCGCTGATCGCGCTTGGCTTCGTGCTGATCTTCCGTAGCTCGCGGATCTTCAACTTTGCGCAGGGCATCATGGTGGTCTTTGCCGCGCTGACCCTCGTCGGGCTGCACGCCATGGGCATCCCGGCGTGGATCAGCGTGGTGCTGACGCTGGGCGTGATGTTCGTGCTGGCGGTGAGCATCGAACGGGTGGTGCTGCGCCCGCTGGTGGGCCAGCCGGATATCATCCTCTTCATGGCCACCATCGGCATCACGCTGTTCCTGATCGGCCTTGGCGAGATCATCTTTGGCGGCGAGAACAAGGTGATGATCACCGAGGAACTGGGCATCCCCACGGACTCGGTGCTGCTTGAGCCTTGGGGCGGGCTGCTGATCCTCGAGCAGAAGGACATCACGGCGGTGATCGTCGCGGCGCTTCTGGTGGTCGGCCTGCTGCTGTTCCTTGGCAAGACCCGCATGGGCCGCGCCATCCGCGCGCTGGGAGACGACCATCAGGCGGCGCTGTCGGTGGGCATCTCGTTGCAGACGATCTGGGTGCTGGTCTGGTTCATCGCGGGCATCATCGCGCTGGTCACCGGCATCGCATGGGGCGCGCGCGCAGGTGTGAGCTTTGCGCTGGAGGTGATCGCCTACAAGGCGCTGCCGGTGCTGATGCTGGGCGGGCTGGAAAGCATCACCGGCGCGATCATCGGCGGGCTGATGATCGGCATGCTGGAGAAGCTGTTCGAGATTTACTGGGGCCAGCCGCTGATGGGCGGCAACACCGAGACATGGTTCGCCTTCGTGCTGGCGCTGATCGTGCTGCTGTTCCGCCCGCAGGGGCTGTTCGGGGAACGCATCATCGAAAGGGTCTAG
- a CDS encoding ABC transporter substrate-binding protein, with the protein MLTKLAGAAALGALMAGSMAGAALAEGLFTPNLAYRTGPFAATGIPLMNGQKDYMELMNARDGGIGGIAIDFDECETGYSTEKGVECYEKTKGKAIVTQPWSTGITLQVLPKTNVDEIPILAPGYGFSPMADGKVFQWAFNTPLSYWDGASILVKYLGEQGDLSGKKIAFLHLDHPFGKEPLPYLEAAAEAQGFELVPIPVGLKEMQNQSAQWLQIRRERPDYVIMWGWGAMNAGAITEAVKTKFPMENMLGVWWAGHDADLKIVGEDGKGYKSVSWSFPNPEAPIMADLQKYVVEPGKTQSNPEEMSGVFYSRGLVISMILGEGIRVAQEHAGKADISPADLRWGLENLDISEARLEELGMTGMVPPFSTSCDNHTGHSGGWILEWDGEKFVKASDLIMPDADMIAPLEQKAAMDYAEANQPWPVNEDCGG; encoded by the coding sequence ATGTTGACCAAACTTGCGGGGGCCGCGGCGCTGGGTGCGCTGATGGCCGGCTCCATGGCCGGGGCCGCGCTGGCCGAGGGGCTGTTCACGCCGAACCTCGCCTATCGCACCGGGCCGTTTGCCGCCACCGGCATCCCGCTGATGAACGGGCAGAAAGACTATATGGAGCTGATGAACGCCCGCGACGGCGGCATCGGCGGCATCGCCATCGATTTCGACGAATGCGAGACCGGCTATTCCACCGAGAAAGGCGTCGAGTGCTACGAGAAGACCAAGGGCAAGGCGATCGTGACCCAGCCTTGGTCCACCGGCATCACGCTGCAGGTGCTGCCGAAGACCAATGTCGATGAGATCCCGATCCTCGCGCCCGGCTATGGCTTCTCGCCGATGGCGGACGGCAAAGTGTTCCAATGGGCGTTCAACACGCCGCTGAGCTATTGGGACGGGGCGTCGATCCTTGTCAAATACCTTGGCGAGCAGGGCGATCTGAGCGGTAAGAAGATCGCCTTCCTGCATCTCGACCACCCGTTCGGCAAGGAGCCGCTGCCCTATCTCGAGGCGGCTGCCGAGGCGCAGGGCTTTGAGCTGGTGCCGATCCCGGTGGGTCTGAAGGAGATGCAGAACCAATCGGCGCAATGGCTGCAGATCCGCCGCGAGCGTCCCGACTATGTGATCATGTGGGGCTGGGGCGCGATGAACGCCGGCGCCATCACCGAGGCGGTGAAGACCAAATTCCCGATGGAGAACATGCTGGGGGTCTGGTGGGCCGGGCATGACGCCGATCTCAAGATCGTCGGCGAGGACGGCAAGGGCTACAAGTCCGTCAGCTGGTCCTTCCCGAACCCCGAGGCGCCGATCATGGCCGACCTGCAGAAATATGTGGTCGAGCCGGGCAAGACCCAGAGCAACCCCGAAGAAATGTCGGGCGTGTTCTACTCGCGCGGTCTGGTGATCTCGATGATCCTCGGCGAGGGCATCCGGGTGGCGCAGGAACATGCGGGCAAAGCCGATATCTCGCCCGCCGATCTGCGTTGGGGGCTGGAGAACCTCGACATCTCCGAGGCGCGGCTCGAGGAGCTGGGGATGACCGGCATGGTGCCGCCGTTCAGCACGTCGTGTGACAACCACACCGGCCATTCGGGCGGCTGGATCCTCGAATGGGACGGCGAGAAATTCGTCAAAGCCTCGGACCTCATCATGCCGGACGCCGACATGATCGCGCCGCTCGAGCAGAAGGCGGCGATGGATTACGCCGAGGCCAACCAGCCCTGGCCGGTCAACGAGGATTGCGGCGGCTGA
- a CDS encoding ABC transporter ATP-binding protein: protein MLDAVQTGETSSPGGAAREALLEVNNIEVIYNHVILVLKGVSLKVPQGGITALLGGNGAGKTTTLKAISNLLHSERGEVTKGTISYRGERVQDLDPAALVKRGVIQVMEGRHCFEHLTVEENLMTGAFTRRDGKAAVMQDLEMVYEYFPRLKERRKSQAGYTSGGEQQMCAIGRALMSRPKMILLDEPSMGLAPQLVEQIFQIVKAVNEGEGVSFLLAEQNTNVALRYAHDGYILENGRVVMDGPAQALRENPDVKEFYLGMSDEGRKSFRDVRSYRRRKRWLA from the coding sequence ATGCTGGACGCTGTGCAGACAGGCGAGACCTCTTCCCCCGGCGGGGCGGCGCGCGAGGCGCTGCTGGAGGTCAACAATATCGAGGTGATCTATAACCACGTGATCCTCGTGCTGAAGGGCGTGTCGCTGAAGGTGCCGCAGGGCGGGATCACCGCGCTTCTGGGCGGCAATGGCGCGGGCAAGACCACCACGCTCAAGGCGATCTCGAACCTGCTGCACTCCGAGCGCGGCGAGGTGACCAAGGGCACGATCTCTTACCGCGGCGAGCGGGTGCAGGATCTGGACCCGGCGGCGCTGGTCAAGCGCGGGGTCATTCAGGTGATGGAGGGGCGGCATTGTTTCGAGCATCTCACCGTGGAAGAGAACCTGATGACCGGCGCCTTCACCCGCCGCGACGGCAAGGCGGCGGTGATGCAGGATCTGGAGATGGTCTATGAGTATTTCCCGCGCCTCAAGGAGCGCCGGAAAAGTCAGGCGGGCTATACCTCGGGCGGCGAGCAGCAGATGTGCGCCATCGGGCGGGCGCTGATGAGCCGACCGAAGATGATCTTGCTGGATGAGCCCTCGATGGGGCTGGCGCCGCAGCTGGTGGAGCAGATCTTTCAGATCGTGAAGGCGGTGAACGAGGGCGAGGGCGTGTCGTTCCTGCTGGCCGAGCAGAACACCAATGTGGCGCTGCGCTATGCCCATGACGGCTACATTCTGGAAAACGGCAGGGTGGTGATGGACGGGCCGGCGCAGGCGCTGCGCGAGAACCCGGACGTGAAGGAGTTCTATCTCGGCATGTCCGACGAGGGGCGCAAATCCTTCCGCGACGTGCGCTCCTATCGCCGCCGCAAGCGGTGGCTGGCGTGA
- the thpR gene encoding RNA 2',3'-cyclic phosphodiesterase, with the protein MRCFLALPLPEALIAPLLAVQGAVPVGRAVPEENLHVTLAFLGEVAEADLRELDLELGGAALPGCFLQVAGLESFGGRAPKLLAAALRPDLGLLALQARVARACRSAGIELERRRFRPHVTLLRFGAGLRGDGIARLERAVAGLAGLTAGAETGAKTGAEAAEELRLVASTLTPEGALYETLAAYPLPPPSGAAGSGEERSGL; encoded by the coding sequence ATGCGCTGCTTCCTCGCGCTGCCGCTGCCGGAGGCGCTGATCGCGCCGCTCTTGGCGGTGCAGGGCGCGGTGCCGGTGGGGCGCGCCGTGCCCGAGGAGAACCTGCATGTGACGCTGGCCTTCCTTGGGGAGGTCGCGGAGGCGGATCTGCGGGAGCTGGATCTGGAGCTTGGCGGGGCCGCCTTGCCGGGCTGTTTCTTGCAGGTGGCGGGGCTGGAGAGCTTCGGCGGGCGGGCGCCCAAGCTGCTAGCGGCGGCGCTGCGGCCAGACCTGGGGCTGCTGGCGTTGCAGGCCCGCGTGGCCCGCGCCTGCCGGTCGGCGGGGATCGAACTGGAGCGGCGGCGGTTTCGCCCGCATGTGACCCTGCTGCGCTTCGGCGCGGGTCTGCGCGGCGATGGGATCGCGCGGCTTGAACGGGCGGTGGCCGGGCTTGCAGGGCTGACCGCAGGTGCGGAGACCGGGGCGAAGACCGGGGCGGAGGCGGCAGAGGAGCTGCGGCTCGTCGCCTCGACGCTGACGCCCGAGGGGGCGCTTTACGAGACATTGGCGGCTTACCCGCTGCCACCGCCTTCCGGCGCCGCCGGGAGCGGGGAGGAGAGGTCTGGCCTGTGA
- the lipB gene encoding lipoyl(octanoyl) transferase LipB — protein MVEWITTDGLTGYDEAVAFMEARAAAIAAGEAEELIWLVEHPPLYTAGTSAKPEDLREPDRFPVFDTKRGGQYTYHGPGQRVVYVMLDVAKRGRDVRCFVRQLEAWVIAALAEFNVTGHIRDGRVGVWVERPDKPRLADGSVTEDKIAAIGIRLRKWVSFHGISVNVEPDLSHFSGIVPCGITNYGVTSLVDLGLPVTMDDLDVALRRSFDETFGALPCEIGPCEIGPSET, from the coding sequence ATGGTTGAGTGGATCACGACAGATGGGCTGACCGGCTATGACGAAGCCGTCGCCTTCATGGAAGCCCGCGCTGCCGCGATTGCCGCGGGCGAGGCCGAGGAACTCATCTGGCTGGTCGAGCACCCGCCGCTCTACACCGCCGGCACCTCCGCCAAGCCCGAAGACCTGCGCGAGCCGGACCGCTTCCCGGTCTTCGACACCAAACGCGGCGGGCAATACACCTATCACGGCCCCGGGCAACGCGTGGTCTACGTCATGCTCGATGTCGCCAAGCGCGGGCGCGACGTGCGCTGCTTCGTGCGCCAACTCGAGGCATGGGTGATCGCGGCGCTGGCGGAATTCAACGTCACCGGCCATATCCGCGACGGCCGCGTCGGCGTCTGGGTCGAACGGCCCGACAAACCGCGTCTCGCGGATGGCAGCGTGACCGAGGACAAGATCGCCGCCATCGGCATCCGCCTGCGCAAATGGGTCAGCTTCCACGGCATCTCGGTCAACGTCGAACCGGATCTGTCGCATTTCAGTGGCATCGTGCCCTGCGGCATCACCAATTACGGCGTGACCTCGCTGGTCGATCTCGGCCTGCCGGTGACCATGGACGATCTCGATGTCGCCCTGCGCCGCAGCTTCGACGAGACCTTCGGCGCCCTGCCGTGCGAGATCGGGCCGTGCGAAATCGGCCCCAGCGAGACCTGA